One Myxococcus stipitatus DNA segment encodes these proteins:
- a CDS encoding glutathione S-transferase family protein produces the protein MKLYFHPMSGNSRRVLLVAAHLDVPLERVVVDLTQGEQRGAPHLGRNPNGRVPVLDDDGFVLWESRAIMQYLAEKTPGQTLLPTDARGRADVSRWLFWCTAHMAPANTILVLENFVKALTGGTPDSAEVARGEALFAQHAPVLDAHLAGRTWVAQDRLTLADFSLAASFALAGPARLPLRDYANIQAWLGRVRELEAWKRTTPPVPPPAARG, from the coding sequence ATGAAGCTCTATTTCCACCCCATGTCCGGAAACTCGCGCCGCGTGCTGCTCGTGGCCGCCCACCTCGACGTGCCCCTCGAGCGCGTCGTGGTCGACTTGACCCAGGGCGAGCAGCGCGGGGCGCCGCACCTGGGGCGCAACCCCAACGGGCGCGTCCCGGTCCTCGATGACGACGGCTTCGTGCTGTGGGAGTCGCGCGCCATCATGCAGTACCTGGCCGAAAAGACGCCGGGGCAGACCCTTCTCCCGACAGACGCGCGAGGCCGCGCCGATGTGAGCCGCTGGCTCTTCTGGTGCACGGCCCACATGGCCCCGGCGAACACGATCCTCGTCCTCGAGAACTTCGTGAAGGCACTGACGGGCGGCACGCCGGATTCCGCCGAGGTCGCGCGGGGAGAGGCGCTCTTCGCGCAGCACGCGCCGGTCCTGGACGCGCACCTCGCCGGCAGGACGTGGGTCGCCCAGGATCGCCTGACACTCGCGGACTTCTCCCTGGCCGCGTCGTTCGCCCTCGCTGGTCCGGCGCGCCTGCCGCTCAGGGACTACGCGAACATCCAGGCCTGGCTCGGGCGCGTGCGGGAGCTCGAGGCGTGGAAGCGCACCACGCCACCTGTGCCGCCGCCAGCCGCCCGCGGTTGA
- a CDS encoding ester cyclase — protein MPIDTQTAARRFYSILEEAVRTGNVARLDDVIVPDAVDHHPDPDMKPGREGIKEAFAGLRGVFPDLRFDIEDVLVEGDKAALRVIAHGTQRGPFLGFAPTNREISYTVIDILRFTPDGRLVERWGLIDEAAVRRQLEADQHR, from the coding sequence ATGCCCATCGACACGCAGACCGCCGCACGCCGCTTCTATTCGATCCTCGAAGAGGCCGTCCGCACGGGCAACGTCGCGCGCCTCGACGACGTCATCGTGCCTGACGCCGTCGACCACCATCCGGACCCGGACATGAAGCCGGGCCGCGAGGGAATCAAGGAGGCGTTCGCAGGCCTCCGTGGCGTCTTCCCGGACCTCCGCTTCGACATCGAAGACGTCCTCGTGGAGGGCGACAAGGCCGCGCTTCGCGTCATCGCCCACGGGACCCAGCGCGGGCCCTTCCTGGGCTTCGCTCCAACGAACCGCGAAATCTCCTATACCGTCATCGACATCCTGCGCTTCACCCCGGATGGCAGACTGGTCGAGCGCTGGGGGCTCATCGACGAGGCGGCCGTTCGGCGACAGCTCGAGGCGGATCAGCACCGGTGA